TCGGCCTGATCGCGCTGGCGATGGTGGCGCTGGCGGCGGCGTCGCTGCTCGCCGGGCCGGTGTGGCTGTCACCCGCGACGGTGCTGGCGGCGCTCGCCGATCCACAACCGAGCCTCGCGCGATTGCTGATCGTCGAGGTGCGACTGCCCAGGCTCGTGCTGTCGTTGATGGTCGGCGGCATCCTCGGACTCGCGGGTGCCGTGCTCCAGGGATTGCTGCGCAATCCGCTGGCCGAACCGGGGCTGCTCGGCGCGTCGTCGGGTGCGTCGCTCGGCGCGGTGATCGCGATCTACTACGGATTTGCCGCAAGTGCCGGGCTCGCCACGCCCGCCTTCGCGCTGATCGGCGCGCTGGCCGCGGTGGGGATCGCGTTTGCGCTGTCCCGGACGGGCGGCACCCTGTCGCTGATCCTGGCGGGCGTTGCGGTATCGACGCTGGCGTCGGCGGGGGTCAGCCTCGCGCTCAACCTCGCGCCCAATCCGTTCGCGGCCTACGAGATCGTCACGTGGCTGATGGGCTCGCTCGCCGACCGGAGCTGGGACCATGTCACGCTCGCCGCGCCGTTCATCGTCATCGGCGCTGTCCTCCTGTCGCTGACCGCACGCGGACTCGATGCGCTGACGCTCGGCGAGCGGCAGGCCGAAAGCCTCGGCGTCGATGTCGGGCGGCTGCGACTGCTCGCGTTGATCGGCACCGCCGCTGGGGTGGGCGCGGCGACGGCGGTGACGGGAGCGGTCGGCTTCGTCGGGCTGATCGCCCCGCACCTTGCGCGCCCGCTCGTCGGCCATCGGCCCGGCGCGGCGCTCGCGCCTGCAGCGCTGATCGGTGCGGCGCTGGTGCTCGCCGCCGATGTCGCGACCAAGATCGCCGGACCGGCGCTCGACCTCAAGCTCGGCGTCCTGATCGCGGTCGTCGGCGCGCCCTTCTTCCTGTGGCTGGTTCTTCGCGTGCGGAGTACGGCTCCGTGACGTCGCTCGCCCTGGAAGGCGTCGGCCATCTCCGCTCGGGCCGCAAGGTGCTGGAGGCGATCGACCTGCGGTTCGCGCCGGGCCGGCTGACTGCGGTGATCGGACCGAATGGGGCGGGCAAATCGACCCTGCTGGAGGTCGCTGCCGGCCTGCTGCGGCCGACGACCGGCGTCGTGATACTCGATGGTGATCCGCTGGCGACGCTCCGCTCGCGCGATCTTGCAGCGATCCGCGCCTATCTGCCGCAATCGCCGCGTGCGGAATGGCCGGTCAGTGTGGAGCGGCTCGTCGCGCTGGGGCTCAGCCAGCATCTGCCCGCGTTCGGCCGCCTCCCTGCCACATGGCAGCCGGCGATCGACGCCGCGCTCGCCCGGTTCGACCTCACCACGCTTCGCGATCGTCAGGCGACGCGGCTGTCGGGCGGCGAGTTGGCGCGTGCGATGCTGGCGCGCGCGGTCGTGGCCGAGCCCAAGCTGCTGATCGTCGATGAGCCGAGCGCCGGGCTAGATCCGCGCCACGCGCATGAGGCGGGGCGCCAGCTTCGCGCTCTGGCTGACGAGGGGTGCACGGTGATCGTCGCGCTCCACGACCTCGATCTCGCCGCGCGCATCGCGGACGATGTGGTGGCGCTAAAGGAAGGTCGCCTGCTCGCCGCCAGTGCGGCACACGACGTGCTGACCGGGCCGCTGCTCGGCGCGCTCTACGACATGCGGGTGTCGGTCGAGCGCGGCGAGCGTGGCGCCACCATCCGCTTCGGCAACTGACCGCACCCTGACCCATCGCCGTGCTTCCCATCTGCACGGGCGAACGGTAACAGCGGTATCCATATGCGAAGCGACGACCCCATCAGCGAGGCCGATCCGGCGACCGGACGCGGGATCGTCACGTCGTTCGACGTCGCGGCGGCAGCGGGCGTGTCGCAGTCGACGGTGTCGCGCGCGCTCCGCAATCTCGACAGCGTCAGCGCCGAAACGCGCGAGCGTGTGCTTGGGGCGGCGCAGCAGCTCGGCTATCTTCCCGACCTGCGCGCCGCGCGGCTGCGACAGGCGACGACGGGCTGCATCGCGCTGGTCCTGATCGTGCCGCCGGGGACCGGCCGCGCGGCGCTCAATCCCTTCTATTACGACCTTGTCGCCGCGATCGAGGCGGCGGCGGCGGCCGAGGGGCGGCGGATCCTGCTCTCTTTCCAGGCCGAGGATGCCGGATTCGATGCCGAGTTCGAGCAGCGGCGCGAGGCCGACGGGATGATCGTCGTCGGCAGCGCGACCAATGGCGCGGGCTGGACGCACTTTACTCGCGCTGCGCAGCAGGGTCGCCGCGTGGTCGGCTGGGGCTCGCCGCACGACCGCCTTCCCACCGTTCGTGCCGATAATCGCGACGGCGCGCGCCAGGCGGTCGAGCACCTTTATGCGCAGGGTCGCCGCCGCATTGCCTTCGCCGGTCCGGGCTGGGAACGGCATGCCGCCTATGCCGAGCGGCGCGAGGGCTATCTGGCGGCGCTTGCCGAGCGCGGGCTCGAGCCGATCGACGTGTCGGGCGCGACGGTCGGCGAGCGCGAGGAACAGGGTGCCGCCGCAATCGCCGGTCTGACCGACGTGACGCCGCAGCCCGATGCGCTGTTCGCCGCGAGCGACCTGGTGGCGCTCGGCGCGCTGCGCGCGCTGCGGGCGCGCGGCCTTCGCGTGCCCGACGATGTCGCGGTGGTCGGCTTCGACGGCATCCAGGGCGTACGGCATTGCGATCCCGCACTGACCACCGTCGCGCAGGACGTCGGGGCGGCTGGCCGAGCGCTCGTGGATGCGCTCCTGCGCAACATTGCGGGCGCGCCCGCGCATGGCGGCCGCGTCCCCGTCCGGCTTATCGTACGCGGCAGTACCTGAGCGCGGCTTGCCCTTGCGGACCGCGCACCGCATCAATGTGGATCAAGCGCGTAGGAGGAGAGCCCGATGGCGACGGCGATAGACGATCGGTTGGTCCGCTATAACGGCGTGTCGCGCACGCTGCACTGGATCATCGCGGTGCTCGTCATCCTCAACCTTGCCGGCGGACTGCTGCACGACGCGCTAGAGGGTGTGGTCGCGGTGATGCCGTTCCACAAGGCGACCGGCATCCTGATCCTGGCGCTGACGCTGGCGCGGATCGGCTGGCGGTTGACGCACCGCCCGCCGGCCTATCCCACGCATGTTCGCGGGCTGGAGCTTGCCGGCGCCTGGACCGTGCATATCGGCCTCTATGCGCTGATGCTGCTGATGCCGCTCACCGGCTGGATCATGAGCTCGGCCGGTCGCTATCCGCTCACTTTCTACGGCCTGTTCGACATTCCCAAGTTCGCGGTCACGCGCGAAGACCCGATCACCGGCATCGCCGCCAACGGGCACGGTCTGCTCGGCTGGCTCATGCTGGCGATGGTCGTGCTGCATGTCGCGGCGGCGATGCGCCACCACTTCATCCTCAAGGACAATGTACTCCGCCGGATGGCGTGACCGGGCGCCGAAGTTCAGCGCCCGCCCCGCCCCTCACTTCAAGGTCGCGGTATCGAGGTTGAGCGCGCTCGCCGGCACGACTTCCAGGTTCGGATACGCCTTACGCAGCGGCTCGACGAAGCTCTTGGCGTCGCCGACGACGACGATGCTCGCGCCCTTGGTGTCGAACAGCCGCGCCGCCGCGGCCTGCACCGCCGCCGGATCGACCCCCTCGATTGAGGGAATGAAGCGATTGAGCTCATCGATCCCGACCTGCTCGACGACATAATCGCCCACCAGATCGGCGATCCCGGCGTTGGTCTCGATCGTCCGCCCGAAGCTGCCGACCAGCACCGCCTTGCGCGTGCCGAGCTCGGCCACCGGCGCGGGCTGGCTGCCCAGGCGCTGCATCTCGGCGGTGATGATCGACACCACCTCCGGCGCGGAGGGGTTCTTGGTCTGGGTGGCCGCACTGAACGGCCCAACGCCGCGGCGGGCATCCAGGCTCGACCGCGCGCCGTAGGCGAGGCCGCGCTTGATGCGGATCTCCTGATTGAGGCGTGAGGTGAAGCCGACGCCCAGCGTCGCATTGGCGACCTGGCCGGCATAGAATTGCGGGTCGGCGCGCGCGATGCCCGGCCGCGCGACGACGACGCCCGCCTGACCCGCATCGGGCAGATCGACGACCACCACCCGCGGCGCCGGTACCGCGCCATCGACCTTGGCGGCGGGGGCCGCCGCACCCTGCCCGCGCCAATCGCCGAACAGCTTCTGCGCCAGCACCTGTCCGGCCGCCGCCCGTACGTCGCCGACGAGGATCAGCGCGCTGCGCTCCGGCCGCCAGCTTGCGCGATAGGCCGCCGTCAGGTCAGCCGGCGTTATCGTCTTGAGGCTGGCCGGCGTGCCGCTCTCCGGATTGCCATAGGGTTGCGCGCCGAAGACTGCGCGCGCCGCGACGAACTGCGACAGCGCGCCGGGGTCCTTCAGCTGGACGGTCAGTCCGTCGATCGACTGCGCGCGGGCGCGGTCGAGTTCCTCGATCGCAAAGGCAGGGTTGCGGGCGACGTCCGCCAGGATCGCCATCGCCGGTGCAAGCTGGTCCGACTTGACCGACAGCGATACCGCGGCGCCGTCCCACTCGGCATCGCTGCCGATCGAGCCGCCGAGCGACTCGACCGCCTGCGCGATCTCGGTCGCGCTGCGCGTCCTGGTGCCCTTGGTCAGCAGCCCCGCGGTCATGCCGGCGAGCCCCGCCTTGCCTGCGGGATCGAGCGCCGCACCGCCCTCCGCGACCATTTGTGCGGACACGAGCGGCAGGCCGGGCCGGTCGACGACGATGACGCGCATCCCGTTGGCGAGCTTGGTTTCGACCGGCCGCGGCAGCGTCGGGACGATCGCCGCGCCGGGCGCGGGCGGCGCGATGCGCTCGGCAGCGCTCGCCTGCTGGTGGATGACGATACCCGGCGGAACGGTCAGCGGCGTGGCGCGCACGGTGGAGGCGATGGCGATCGTGTCGCCCTTCTGCCCGTTCGCCGCGTCAGTTCCGTTATAGAGGATCGTCGAGGCGCGCTGCGGCGTCAGGTATCGGCGCGCGACGCGCTGGACGTCGGCAGCGGTGACCGCGGCGACCGCGGCCAGCCGCTTGTCGGCGGCGGCTGGATCGCGTTCGACGATCACCCCTTGGGCGAGCTGGAACGCCTTCCCCTCCGCCGTTTCGCGGCTTTGCAGCGCTTCGGTCAGCAGCTCGTTCTTGGCCTCGGCGAGTTCGGCGGCGGTGACCGGCGCGTCGCGAAGCCGCGCGATCTCGCCCGTCAGGCCCGCCTCGCCCTGCGCGGCGGTCTTGCCGCCGGCCAGGATCGCGTAGACGCTGAACAGCCCGGTGCCCTGCTTGGCCTCATAGAAGCTCGACGCCTGCGCCGCGGTCTGATCGCGATAGACGAGGCTCTGGTACAGGCGCGAATTCTCGCCGCCCGCCAGCACGGTGTTCAGCACCGACAGCGCGGCGGCATCCGGGCTGTTCGCCGGCGGGATCGGCCAGCTCACCAGCACCGCCGGCAGCGGCGTGTTGGGCTCATAGACGGTGTAGCGCTTGGCCGCAGTCGGCTCCGGCTCGGCCACCGTCACGCGCGGGATCGGCCGATCGGGGCGCTTGATCCCGGCGAAATACTTGTCGACCCAGGCGTCCAACTGGCGCGGATCGAAATTGCCTGCGACCACCAGCACCGCATTATCGGGCCGGTAATAGGTCGCGTGAAAGGCGCGGATGTCCTCGACCGTGGCGGCGTCCAGATCCTCGATGCTGCCGATCCCCGGCCGGGCGTAGGGATGGACGCGGTACGCCGACATCGGGCGATAGAGGTAGAACAGCTTGCCATAGGGCTGCGCGAGCACGCGGCTGCGCAGTTCCTCCTTCACGACGTCGCGCTCGGAGGCGAACACCTTCGGATCGACGACGAGCGAGGCCATCCGGTCCGCCTCGGCGAACAGCAGCCGCTGGAGGTGGTTGGCCGGCACCACCTCGTAATAGTTGGTGTAATCGTCGTCGGTGGACGCGTTGTTGTAGCCGCCGACATCCTCGGTCAGCCGGTCGAGCTGCTCGTCGACCAGGTTGCGCGTGCCCTTGAACATCAGATGCTCGAACATGTGCGCGAAGCCCGATCGGCCGGCGGGATCGTCCTTCGACCCCACATCGTACCACACCTGCACCGACACGTTCGCCGTCTTGGTGTCGCGGATGGCATACACGCGCAGGCCGTTGGGGAGCGTACGCTGGGTGAAGGCGATCGGCTCGACACGGGTCGTGGCGGCGGCGGGCGCACGCTGCGCGAGCGCGGGGACGGGCGAGAGCAAGGTGGCGGCGAGCAGGACGGCGGCGAGACGGGGCATCGGTGACTCCGGAAACGATCGGGCGAGTTGTGGCGCCGCGGCGGCGGCTGTCAATCTTGCGCCGCCGTCGGTTAGCAGCGGCGCCGATCGTCCCGCGATCGGACAGCTGCGAATCGCCCCCTCAATTCTTTACGTCCCGTGCGTTATGGGCGGCGCGATGAAGGTGCGGCGGATCAGCGGACGAGCGGCGGCGGGCGCAATTGCGCTCGCCTGCGTCGCCGCGTTCGGCGCACACGCCACCATCGCCAGTCGCGATCAGGACGAGACGCCGGCGCCCGCCCTGTCGGACGGGTACGATGCCGGCGATCACTTCCCGGGCGCGGCGCTGGAGACGGCGATCGCCGACAACGCAGCGCCCGCGCCCGGCACGACGGGGACGATGCCGCTGCCCGACCTGCCGGTGCCGAGCGACGCCGTGCTGACCGCGGCGGCAGGGATCGTCGCCGCCCAGCCGTTTCGCCTGCGCGGGTCGGCGATCGACCAGTCGCGCGCGCTGCAATGCCTGACCACCGCCATCTATTACGAGGCGGCGAGCGAGCCCGATGCGGGGCAGCAGGCGGTGGCGCAGGTGATCCTCAACCGCGTCCGCCACCCGGCGTTTCCGGCGACGGTGTGCGGCGTGGTCTACCAGGGCTCCGACAAGCGCGGTTGCCAGTTCAGCTTTGCCTGCGACGGGTCGATGGCACGCGTGCCGGCGCGCCGCTGGTGGGACCGCGCGCAACGGGTCGCCGCCGCAGCGCTGAACGGTCAGGTGTTCGCGCCGGTGGGGCTGGCGACGCATTATCACACCTATGCGGTGACCCCGTCGTGGAACCGCGGCCTCGTCATGACCGATGTCGAGGGCGCGCACTTCTTCCATCGCTGGAAGGGCTATTGGGGCACCGCCTCCGCCTTCCGAGATCGATATTTCGGCGGCGAGCCGGCGCCCGCGCCGCTCCGGCCGGCGATCACCCTGGCTGCCGCGAGTCCGGCGATGCCGGTGGAAGTCGCGGCGCCCGCGCTGGTCGTGCCCGGCATTCCGGCCCCGCCCACCGCAGCGCTCGTCACCCCGCCGCAGCAGGTACAGGCGCCCTATGTCGACAGCGGCACCGCCGTCGCCGACCGATCGGGCGACTCGCAGATCCTCGACAAGTGGAAGGATGCGGGCAAGCCGATCCGGTGAGCGCATGTCCCACGAACACGACGTCACCCCGGACTTGATCCGGGGTCCCGCTTCTTCTGCGTTGACCAAACAGCGGGACCCCGGATCAAGTCCGGGGTGACGAAGGAAGGGCGGCCCCGCTTGGAGCCGCCCGCGCCCTGGTTACCAGCGGCGCCCCTGGCGATCGTTCTTCTGGACCTTGATCCGGGCCGACAGCGCATCGAAACGGCGGTCGAGGTCGCGGCGCTCGCCGACCGACAATCCGCCGCCCGAGCGGCGATACTGGCGCTCCAGCACCTGAAGGTCACGGAACTGGGTGCGCAGGCGCACCGCCTCGCGCCGGTTGAGCGAGCCCGAGCGGACACCCTGGTCGATCCGCTGCTCCAGCCGCGCCTGACGCGCATTGATAGACTGCCATGCCTGAGCACTGGCGGCGACGGGCAGCGAGGTCGCGGCGACGGCAAGGCCCGCGATCATCAGCGAAAACTTCTTCATGGTTTCTCTCCTCCGAACACGGCCGGGGCGGCCGATGGATGGAGATATGGAACGCACCTGTCGCACCGATATCGCGGGGATCGTGCGAAATTGTCGCAAGCCATCCCCGCTCCGCCGCGTTCGTTCAGGTCAGTCCATGCCGGGATAGGTGTTGAACTTGGGCAGGTCGGGGACGGTGTCGAGCCATGCCAGTCGGTCACGAACCATGATCTCGGCGCCCGGCGGCGCGGCCTCGGGCGTGTCGAGCGTCGCCGACTGGACGTCGACCAGCCCCGGCAGCACCGCGGGATTGCGATAGAAGAGCCCGGTGCCACAAGTGCCGCAGAACTCCCGCGTGACGCCCGGCGAGGATTCATGCCGCACCGGCGTTCCCTCGACCGAAACGGCCTCCTCCTTGAACGCGATCCAGCCGACCATCGGCGCACCCGATGCGCGGCGGCAATCGGCGCAATGACAGATCGCGTGATGCTCGGCGCTCCCCTCCGCCGAATAGCGGACCGCGCCGCACTGGCATCCACCCGTCATCGTCATGGCTTCCTCCCGACTCGTGTTCGATGTATGTTCCCACGGCGATGCCGCTGTGGCAAGCACCGCGCTTGCCGCTCCACCCCCCTCTCCCTACGTGCGAAACGATGACCGATCCGCGACAAGAACTGGCCGACCCACCGTACCTGAAGGGCCTCAACCCGCCGCAGCGCGAGGCGGTGCTGACCACCGATGGGCCGGTGCTGGTGCTGGCGGGCGCGGGTACGGGCAAGACCGCGGCGCTGACCGCCCGGCTCGCGCACCTCATCTACACGCGCAAGGCTTGGCCGTCGGAGATCCTGGCCGTCACCTTCACCAACCGCGCCGCGCGCGAGATGCGCGAACGCGTCGGCCGGCTGGTCGGCGACGCGGTCGAGGGGATGCCGTGGCTCGGCACCTTCCACTCGATCGGTGCCAAGATGCTGCGCCGCCATGCCGAACTGGTCGGGCTCCAGTCGAACTTCACCATCCTCGACACCGACGATCAACTTCGCCTGCTCAAGCAGCTCATCACCGCCGCCGACCTTGACGAGAAGCGCTGGCCCGCGCGCTCGCTCGCCGGACTGATCGACGAGTGGAAGAACAAGGGCTGGACGCCCGAGGACGTCGATGCGGGCGAAAGCGAGCGCTACGCCAATGGTCGCGGCCAGGATCTGTACCGCCAGTATCAGGCGCGCCTGCTCGCGGTGAACGCTTGCGATTTCGGCGACCTGCTGCTCCACGCGCTGACGCTGCTCAGGGGCAATCGCGAAGTGCTGGAGCAGTATCAGCAGCGCTTCCGCTATATCATGGTCGACGAGTATCAGGACACCAACAGCGTCCAGTATCTCTGGCTGCGCCTGCTCGCGCAGCAGCGCCGCAACCTGTGCTGCGTCGGCGACGACGACCAGTCGATCTATTCCTGGCGCGGCGCGCAGGTCGAGAACATCCTGCGGTTCGAGCGCGACTTTCCCGGCGCGACGGTGATCCGGCTGGAGCAGAATTATCGCTCGACGCCGCACATCCTGGGCGCGGCGGGCGGCGTGATCGCGCACAATGGCGGCCGGCTGGGCAAGACGCTCTGGACCGAGCTCGACGCGGGCGAGAAGGTGCGCGTTCTCGGCGTCTGGGATGGGCCGGAGGAAGCGCGCCGCGTCGGCGAGGAGATCGAAAGCCAGCAGCGCCGCGGCCTCAGCCTGGACGACGTCGCCATCCTGGTGCGCGCGCAGCATCAGACGCGCGAGTTCGAGGATCGCTTCATCGCGATCGGCATGCCGTATCGCATCGTCGGCGGCTTCCGCTTCTACGAGCGGGCCGAGATCCGCGATGCGCTGGCATATCTGCGCGTCGTGTCACAGCCGGCCGACGACCTCGCCTTCGAACGGATCGTCAACGTGCCCAAGCGCGGTCTGGGCGACAAGGCAGTTCAGAAGGTGCACCAGCTCGCCCGTGCCGAGGGCCTGCCGCTGACCAGCGCCGCCGCGCGCATCCTCGACACCGACGAGCTGACGCCGCAGGCGCGCCGGTCGCTCGGCAATCTGGTCGGCGACATCGCGCGCTGGCGGCAGATGGGCCAGGAGCTGCCCCACCCCGAACTCGCCCGGCAGCTGCTGGACGAGAGCGGCTACACCGCGATGCTCCAGAACGAGAAGTCGGCGGAGGCGGCCGGGCGGCTGGAGAACCTGTCCGAACTGATCCGCGCGATGGAGGAATATGAGAGCCTGGGCGCGTTCCTCGAGCATGTCAGCCTGGTGATGGAGCGCGAAGGCGGCGTTCGTCAGCCAGAGGTGACGATCATGACGATCCATGCCGCCAAGGGGCTCGAGTTCGACACCGTCTTCCTCGCCGGCTGGGAAGAGGGCCTCTTCCCCTCGCAGCGCGCACTCGACGAGGGCGGGACGGCGAGCCTGGAGGAGGAACGTCGCCTCGCCTATGTCGCGATCACGCGGGCGCGGCGGCGGGCGACGATCCTCCACGCCGCCAATCGTCGCATCTATGGTCAGTGGACGAGCTCGCTCCCCAGCCGCTTCGTCGGCGAGCTCCCGCCCGAGCATATCGAGGCGGAGACGACCATGTCGGGCGGGGAGAGCCTGTGGCGCGCCAACTGGTCCGAGCGCGCCGATCCGTTTGCCGACGTGGGCCGCGGCACCGGGCGGGGCCCCGGTTGGCAGCGGGCGGCTGCGGGCGGCTTCACCCGCGACCCGCCGCGCGTGGTCGAGGCGCGCGCATCGGCGATCAGCTTCGGCAACAAGGGGCGAGACGACCTGTCCAAGGGGATGCGCGTCTTCCACCAGAAGTTCGGCTACGGCACGATCGACGCGATCGAGGGTAACAAGCTTGAGGTCGAGTTCGAGCAGGCCGGGCGCAAGCGGGTGATGGACAGCTTCGTGTCGATCGGGTGAGCGACTGCGTCGACGTCACCCCGGACTTGATCCGGGGTCTCGCTTCTTCTGCTAGGTTGGAAAGGAGCGGGACCCCGGATCAAGTCCGGGGTGACGAGGGGTGG
This is a stretch of genomic DNA from Sphingomonas sp. Y38-1Y. It encodes these proteins:
- a CDS encoding iron ABC transporter permease, with amino-acid sequence MRRAALGLIALAMVALAAASLLAGPVWLSPATVLAALADPQPSLARLLIVEVRLPRLVLSLMVGGILGLAGAVLQGLLRNPLAEPGLLGASSGASLGAVIAIYYGFAASAGLATPAFALIGALAAVGIAFALSRTGGTLSLILAGVAVSTLASAGVSLALNLAPNPFAAYEIVTWLMGSLADRSWDHVTLAAPFIVIGAVLLSLTARGLDALTLGERQAESLGVDVGRLRLLALIGTAAGVGAATAVTGAVGFVGLIAPHLARPLVGHRPGAALAPAALIGAALVLAADVATKIAGPALDLKLGVLIAVVGAPFFLWLVLRVRSTAP
- a CDS encoding ABC transporter ATP-binding protein — its product is MTSLALEGVGHLRSGRKVLEAIDLRFAPGRLTAVIGPNGAGKSTLLEVAAGLLRPTTGVVILDGDPLATLRSRDLAAIRAYLPQSPRAEWPVSVERLVALGLSQHLPAFGRLPATWQPAIDAALARFDLTTLRDRQATRLSGGELARAMLARAVVAEPKLLIVDEPSAGLDPRHAHEAGRQLRALADEGCTVIVALHDLDLAARIADDVVALKEGRLLAASAAHDVLTGPLLGALYDMRVSVERGERGATIRFGN
- a CDS encoding LacI family DNA-binding transcriptional regulator, with the translated sequence MRSDDPISEADPATGRGIVTSFDVAAAAGVSQSTVSRALRNLDSVSAETRERVLGAAQQLGYLPDLRAARLRQATTGCIALVLIVPPGTGRAALNPFYYDLVAAIEAAAAAEGRRILLSFQAEDAGFDAEFEQRREADGMIVVGSATNGAGWTHFTRAAQQGRRVVGWGSPHDRLPTVRADNRDGARQAVEHLYAQGRRRIAFAGPGWERHAAYAERREGYLAALAERGLEPIDVSGATVGEREEQGAAAIAGLTDVTPQPDALFAASDLVALGALRALRARGLRVPDDVAVVGFDGIQGVRHCDPALTTVAQDVGAAGRALVDALLRNIAGAPAHGGRVPVRLIVRGST
- a CDS encoding cytochrome b encodes the protein MATAIDDRLVRYNGVSRTLHWIIAVLVILNLAGGLLHDALEGVVAVMPFHKATGILILALTLARIGWRLTHRPPAYPTHVRGLELAGAWTVHIGLYALMLLMPLTGWIMSSAGRYPLTFYGLFDIPKFAVTREDPITGIAANGHGLLGWLMLAMVVLHVAAAMRHHFILKDNVLRRMA
- a CDS encoding pitrilysin family protein; the encoded protein is MPRLAAVLLAATLLSPVPALAQRAPAAATTRVEPIAFTQRTLPNGLRVYAIRDTKTANVSVQVWYDVGSKDDPAGRSGFAHMFEHLMFKGTRNLVDEQLDRLTEDVGGYNNASTDDDYTNYYEVVPANHLQRLLFAEADRMASLVVDPKVFASERDVVKEELRSRVLAQPYGKLFYLYRPMSAYRVHPYARPGIGSIEDLDAATVEDIRAFHATYYRPDNAVLVVAGNFDPRQLDAWVDKYFAGIKRPDRPIPRVTVAEPEPTAAKRYTVYEPNTPLPAVLVSWPIPPANSPDAAALSVLNTVLAGGENSRLYQSLVYRDQTAAQASSFYEAKQGTGLFSVYAILAGGKTAAQGEAGLTGEIARLRDAPVTAAELAEAKNELLTEALQSRETAEGKAFQLAQGVIVERDPAAADKRLAAVAAVTAADVQRVARRYLTPQRASTILYNGTDAANGQKGDTIAIASTVRATPLTVPPGIVIHQQASAAERIAPPAPGAAIVPTLPRPVETKLANGMRVIVVDRPGLPLVSAQMVAEGGAALDPAGKAGLAGMTAGLLTKGTRTRSATEIAQAVESLGGSIGSDAEWDGAAVSLSVKSDQLAPAMAILADVARNPAFAIEELDRARAQSIDGLTVQLKDPGALSQFVAARAVFGAQPYGNPESGTPASLKTITPADLTAAYRASWRPERSALILVGDVRAAAGQVLAQKLFGDWRGQGAAAPAAKVDGAVPAPRVVVVDLPDAGQAGVVVARPGIARADPQFYAGQVANATLGVGFTSRLNQEIRIKRGLAYGARSSLDARRGVGPFSAATQTKNPSAPEVVSIITAEMQRLGSQPAPVAELGTRKAVLVGSFGRTIETNAGIADLVGDYVVEQVGIDELNRFIPSIEGVDPAAVQAAAARLFDTKGASIVVVGDAKSFVEPLRKAYPNLEVVPASALNLDTATLK
- a CDS encoding cell wall hydrolase, encoding MGGAMKVRRISGRAAAGAIALACVAAFGAHATIASRDQDETPAPALSDGYDAGDHFPGAALETAIADNAAPAPGTTGTMPLPDLPVPSDAVLTAAAGIVAAQPFRLRGSAIDQSRALQCLTTAIYYEAASEPDAGQQAVAQVILNRVRHPAFPATVCGVVYQGSDKRGCQFSFACDGSMARVPARRWWDRAQRVAAAALNGQVFAPVGLATHYHTYAVTPSWNRGLVMTDVEGAHFFHRWKGYWGTASAFRDRYFGGEPAPAPLRPAITLAAASPAMPVEVAAPALVVPGIPAPPTAALVTPPQQVQAPYVDSGTAVADRSGDSQILDKWKDAGKPIR
- a CDS encoding GFA family protein; protein product: MTMTGGCQCGAVRYSAEGSAEHHAICHCADCRRASGAPMVGWIAFKEEAVSVEGTPVRHESSPGVTREFCGTCGTGLFYRNPAVLPGLVDVQSATLDTPEAAPPGAEIMVRDRLAWLDTVPDLPKFNTYPGMD
- a CDS encoding ATP-dependent helicase, whose product is MTDPRQELADPPYLKGLNPPQREAVLTTDGPVLVLAGAGTGKTAALTARLAHLIYTRKAWPSEILAVTFTNRAAREMRERVGRLVGDAVEGMPWLGTFHSIGAKMLRRHAELVGLQSNFTILDTDDQLRLLKQLITAADLDEKRWPARSLAGLIDEWKNKGWTPEDVDAGESERYANGRGQDLYRQYQARLLAVNACDFGDLLLHALTLLRGNREVLEQYQQRFRYIMVDEYQDTNSVQYLWLRLLAQQRRNLCCVGDDDQSIYSWRGAQVENILRFERDFPGATVIRLEQNYRSTPHILGAAGGVIAHNGGRLGKTLWTELDAGEKVRVLGVWDGPEEARRVGEEIESQQRRGLSLDDVAILVRAQHQTREFEDRFIAIGMPYRIVGGFRFYERAEIRDALAYLRVVSQPADDLAFERIVNVPKRGLGDKAVQKVHQLARAEGLPLTSAAARILDTDELTPQARRSLGNLVGDIARWRQMGQELPHPELARQLLDESGYTAMLQNEKSAEAAGRLENLSELIRAMEEYESLGAFLEHVSLVMEREGGVRQPEVTIMTIHAAKGLEFDTVFLAGWEEGLFPSQRALDEGGTASLEEERRLAYVAITRARRRATILHAANRRIYGQWTSSLPSRFVGELPPEHIEAETTMSGGESLWRANWSERADPFADVGRGTGRGPGWQRAAAGGFTRDPPRVVEARASAISFGNKGRDDLSKGMRVFHQKFGYGTIDAIEGNKLEVEFEQAGRKRVMDSFVSIG